The Devosia sp. MC521 genome has a segment encoding these proteins:
- the ugpC gene encoding sn-glycerol-3-phosphate ABC transporter ATP-binding protein UgpC translates to MAKLELSGIKKSFGATEVLKGIDLTVEDGEFVAFVGPSGCGKSTLLRLICGLDEITAGKIAIDGEIVNDVAPAKRGIAMVFQSYALYPHMSVAENMGYALRLAGVSKDEIKARVEKAAKVLRIDHYLDRKPRQLSGGQRQRVAIGRAIVREPRIFLFDEPLSNLDASLRVEMRIEIARMKERLGTTMVYVTHDQVEAMTLADKIVVLHGGVVEQIGSPLELYNAPQNRFVAGFIGSPKMNFLQLGSKTGDGRHEVSGGIVTVPAALRDIPTEVGIRPEHIDLVDLSKPHALSGTVTMTEHLGSDTYAYVALTGSDDVLVVRVAGERAVRKNETIGVSFDATLLHVFGADGRTLASARPVALEAA, encoded by the coding sequence ATGGCAAAGCTTGAACTTAGCGGCATTAAAAAATCCTTCGGCGCAACCGAGGTGCTCAAGGGGATCGATCTTACCGTAGAGGACGGTGAGTTCGTCGCTTTCGTTGGCCCGTCGGGATGCGGTAAATCAACCTTGCTGCGGTTGATTTGTGGCTTGGACGAAATCACCGCCGGCAAAATAGCGATTGATGGGGAGATCGTGAATGATGTCGCCCCGGCAAAGCGCGGTATCGCCATGGTCTTCCAGAGCTATGCCTTGTATCCGCACATGTCCGTCGCAGAAAACATGGGCTACGCGCTTCGCCTCGCGGGTGTAAGCAAGGATGAAATCAAGGCACGCGTTGAAAAGGCGGCCAAGGTTCTGCGTATTGATCACTATCTGGATCGTAAGCCGCGCCAGTTGTCTGGTGGTCAGCGCCAGCGTGTAGCCATCGGACGTGCAATCGTTCGCGAGCCGAGGATTTTTCTGTTCGACGAGCCGCTTTCGAACCTGGATGCTTCCTTACGCGTCGAGATGCGGATTGAAATCGCACGTATGAAAGAACGTCTGGGCACGACCATGGTGTATGTGACCCACGACCAGGTTGAAGCGATGACGCTTGCGGACAAGATTGTCGTACTGCATGGCGGCGTGGTTGAGCAGATTGGCTCGCCGCTTGAGCTGTACAATGCGCCGCAGAACCGCTTTGTCGCGGGCTTTATCGGCAGTCCCAAGATGAATTTCTTGCAATTGGGCAGCAAGACTGGTGACGGGCGGCATGAGGTGTCGGGCGGCATTGTTACGGTGCCTGCAGCGCTCCGAGATATTCCAACTGAAGTTGGTATTCGCCCGGAACACATTGATCTTGTAGATCTTTCGAAGCCACATGCGCTCTCCGGCACGGTGACAATGACCGAGCATTTGGGCAGTGACACATATGCTTACGTGGCGCTGACAGGCAGCGATGACGTGCTCGTCGTTCGTGTCGCTGGCGAGCGTGCCGTGCGTAAAAATGAAACCATCGGTGTCAGTTTCGATGCCACGCTCCTGCATGTCTTCGGCGCTGATGGGCGCACTTTAGCGTCGGCGCGCCCGGTGGCTTTGGAGGCCGCGTGA
- a CDS encoding SMP-30/gluconolactonase/LRE family protein, protein MANAQEHAVSIGKEGDGDVPSTPGVQALTRGVQILDIVANAAVGLRFTELLEQTAMPKGTLHRLLQALVEENLLTFDSRHQKYRLGARLFQWAHKVWDDFDLRGAAEPELERLRDMTGEAIRLGVMDGQSILYIDQREVPQPLRLNNGVGSRAAVHASGLGKAILAHLPLEKRRALLADSNLERFTDSTITDPEELARQLDLIKARGYAVSVDEQHVGISSVAAPVLNHRGEPIGAIGIIAPTFRLPLDRLHALGRDVIEAGRRTSGNFGEFAMSLGIQPRPLGVDRADVRCVIPASSFLGEGPYWSAEDKKLYFVDILAPSVHAGDPEKGTYTSVTVPELVGFMVPRTRGGFVAGMHGDIRGIDMPTGSVTTLARLEADRPGNRFNDGKCDRKGRLWGGTLAIDTSPDQGRLWRLDPDGKAYEMDRGIHVSNGLDWSPDDKTFYFTDTAKQTIYAYDFDLESGSISGRRPFVVVPESEGKPDGLTVDAEGFLWVAHWDGWCVTRYDPEGKVERVINLPVPRPTSCVFGGEDLQTLFVTTARIRLSAAQLADAPLSGSVFAIDTGIKGLPSNMFAG, encoded by the coding sequence ATGGCGAACGCGCAAGAACATGCGGTGAGCATTGGCAAAGAGGGTGATGGCGATGTGCCGTCCACCCCTGGCGTCCAGGCTTTAACGCGCGGCGTCCAGATATTGGATATCGTCGCCAATGCGGCAGTAGGGCTGCGGTTTACCGAATTGCTCGAACAAACGGCGATGCCGAAGGGTACGCTGCATCGGCTGCTGCAGGCTTTGGTCGAAGAGAACCTGCTCACCTTCGATAGCCGTCATCAAAAATACCGTTTGGGCGCGCGGTTGTTTCAATGGGCGCACAAGGTCTGGGATGACTTTGACCTGCGTGGTGCTGCTGAGCCAGAGCTCGAGCGCCTTCGCGATATGACCGGCGAGGCCATTCGGCTTGGGGTCATGGATGGCCAAAGCATACTCTACATTGACCAGCGTGAAGTGCCGCAGCCATTGCGTCTAAACAATGGGGTTGGCAGTCGGGCGGCGGTTCACGCGAGTGGTCTGGGGAAAGCCATTCTTGCCCATTTGCCACTTGAGAAGCGCCGGGCGCTGTTGGCAGATTCAAATCTTGAGCGCTTTACCGACAGTACAATTACCGATCCGGAAGAACTGGCGCGCCAGCTCGATCTGATCAAAGCGCGTGGCTATGCTGTGTCGGTGGATGAGCAGCATGTCGGCATTTCCTCGGTCGCTGCACCAGTTTTGAACCATCGTGGCGAACCTATTGGCGCCATTGGCATAATCGCACCTACATTCCGGCTCCCGCTTGATCGCCTCCATGCTCTTGGGCGTGATGTGATTGAGGCTGGACGTCGCACATCTGGTAACTTCGGAGAGTTCGCTATGTCGCTAGGCATCCAACCCCGTCCACTTGGGGTTGATCGCGCCGACGTGCGGTGTGTGATCCCGGCAAGCTCCTTCCTAGGGGAGGGGCCGTATTGGTCTGCCGAGGACAAGAAGCTTTATTTCGTCGATATTCTGGCGCCGTCGGTGCATGCGGGTGACCCAGAAAAGGGCACCTATACAAGTGTCACCGTTCCGGAGCTGGTTGGCTTTATGGTGCCACGGACGCGTGGCGGTTTTGTCGCCGGTATGCACGGCGATATTCGCGGCATCGATATGCCCACAGGCAGTGTCACAACACTGGCGCGGTTGGAGGCAGATCGTCCGGGCAACCGGTTTAACGACGGCAAATGCGATCGCAAGGGGCGTCTTTGGGGCGGTACTTTGGCCATCGACACATCACCGGATCAGGGTCGCCTTTGGCGTTTGGACCCCGATGGCAAAGCCTATGAGATGGATCGTGGAATCCATGTTTCAAACGGGCTTGATTGGAGCCCGGATGACAAGACGTTCTACTTTACCGACACAGCCAAGCAGACGATCTACGCCTATGATTTCGATCTGGAATCCGGTTCGATTTCAGGCCGACGGCCCTTCGTTGTTGTGCCTGAATCTGAAGGCAAGCCGGACGGGCTAACTGTCGATGCTGAAGGTTTCCTTTGGGTTGCCCATTGGGATGGGTGGTGTGTCACGCGCTATGACCCAGAAGGCAAGGTTGAGCGTGTCATCAACCTCCCCGTTCCACGACCAACATCATGCGTTTTCGGTGGCGAGGATCTGCAAACCTTATTTGTTACCACCGCTCGAATTCGTTTGTCCGCTGCCCAGCTTGCGGACGCCCCTCTCTCCGGAAGCGTGTTTGCGATTGATACGGGCATTAAAGGCCTGCCGAGCAACATGTTTGCGGGCTGA
- a CDS encoding mandelate racemase/muconate lactonizing enzyme family protein, giving the protein MHIRKIDHWLVRMPFTEDILWGSGRRIGTTRLVCRIETDTSIIGYGETISLIANVPAVFADIVAPLAIGYPVADVERLHRHVLGAGFYHHKRAAVMAIAALEMAMWDALGKQAQLPLYALWGGKWRKDVEAAAYLFTSDTNSLSERLQRFLDAGYETFKVKIGFDEKTDLTLAEAARKVIGDRPLRLDVNGAWTPGTAKRQLEKLRQFDPAYVEQPLELDDLHGHAALVANQPVPIALDESAYTLADVGNIVRASAADVVLLDPHEAGGLWQTIKAAAICEAVGIPVTLHSGAELALSQSAYIHLAASLPNMTLAIDTERAYLGDDISPNAPKLSNGRFAIPEAPGLGVDIDEAALERYRVDGIVGAYLDTERKDWFPVKPAY; this is encoded by the coding sequence ATGCACATCCGTAAAATTGACCATTGGCTCGTCCGCATGCCCTTCACAGAAGACATCTTGTGGGGCTCAGGACGCCGCATCGGCACAACGCGCCTTGTCTGCCGTATAGAGACGGACACCAGCATTATCGGCTATGGAGAAACCATCTCTCTCATCGCCAATGTTCCCGCAGTTTTTGCCGATATCGTTGCACCACTTGCCATCGGCTATCCGGTTGCAGATGTGGAACGCTTACATCGCCACGTGCTGGGCGCTGGGTTCTATCACCACAAACGCGCCGCGGTTATGGCCATTGCCGCCCTTGAAATGGCAATGTGGGATGCCCTTGGCAAACAAGCGCAATTGCCACTTTATGCTCTCTGGGGCGGCAAGTGGCGCAAAGATGTTGAGGCCGCGGCGTATCTGTTCACCAGTGACACAAACAGCTTATCGGAACGCCTGCAGCGCTTTCTGGATGCGGGCTATGAGACATTCAAAGTCAAAATTGGCTTCGATGAAAAGACCGACCTCACCCTCGCTGAGGCCGCTCGTAAAGTTATCGGGGATCGCCCCCTCCGCCTCGACGTAAACGGCGCCTGGACTCCCGGGACGGCAAAGCGTCAGCTTGAGAAACTTCGCCAGTTCGACCCAGCCTATGTCGAGCAACCCCTAGAACTCGACGACCTGCATGGCCATGCCGCATTGGTCGCCAATCAGCCAGTTCCCATCGCCCTAGACGAGAGCGCCTATACGCTTGCCGATGTCGGCAATATCGTCCGCGCGAGCGCCGCCGACGTGGTGCTGCTTGATCCTCATGAAGCCGGCGGGCTTTGGCAGACCATTAAAGCTGCTGCAATCTGCGAGGCTGTGGGCATCCCTGTCACCTTACATTCCGGGGCGGAGCTGGCTCTCTCTCAGTCGGCTTATATACATTTGGCAGCGTCATTGCCGAATATGACTTTGGCGATAGACACTGAGCGCGCCTATCTCGGCGACGACATCAGCCCCAATGCACCAAAACTGAGCAACGGCCGATTTGCCATCCCAGAAGCCCCAGGCTTGGGCGTCGACATCGATGAGGCTGCCTTAGAACGCTACCGTGTCGACGGCATTGTCGGGGCCTATCTCGATACTGAGCGCAAAGACTGGTTCCCTGTTAAACCTGCATATTGA
- a CDS encoding 2-dehydro-3-deoxygalactonokinase codes for MFLAIEWTSTNFHAWLLDQSGTIQGEHQCPRGVNSVTNKDFAGVVREELAHWLTKVDAIYISGMATSRTGWLESPFATLPARPQDLIKAAVEARPDGLPTVFFLPGLARTLPLPDVMRGEEMAIFGIEGSLPKAIILPGAHSKWVTTDGEAITDLTTYMSGEVFNLLRKDSLVSKLIPADYTPSPEGFDKGLAIARDKRALPGGVLQRIFSARSLVLFDQLPAAGIADYLQGLIIGCEIVEALSGKSQPSEIVVLGQSPIADAYRTALAAFGIASPTRAANAAYGFAKILKQ; via the coding sequence ATGTTTTTAGCAATCGAATGGACATCCACGAATTTTCATGCGTGGCTTCTCGACCAATCCGGCACAATCCAAGGCGAGCATCAGTGCCCGCGCGGGGTAAATAGCGTCACCAACAAAGACTTTGCCGGCGTCGTGCGCGAGGAACTCGCGCATTGGCTCACCAAGGTGGACGCCATCTATATTTCCGGCATGGCAACCAGCCGCACAGGCTGGCTCGAGTCTCCGTTTGCAACCCTACCCGCACGACCGCAGGACCTCATCAAGGCCGCGGTAGAAGCACGTCCTGACGGCCTACCGACTGTCTTCTTTCTTCCAGGCCTCGCCCGAACACTCCCCTTGCCGGATGTGATGCGCGGTGAGGAGATGGCCATTTTTGGCATCGAAGGCAGCTTGCCCAAAGCCATTATTCTGCCCGGAGCCCATAGCAAGTGGGTCACGACAGATGGCGAGGCGATCACCGACCTGACGACCTATATGTCCGGCGAAGTGTTCAATCTGCTGCGGAAAGACTCCCTAGTCTCCAAGCTTATTCCCGCGGACTACACCCCTTCGCCGGAAGGCTTCGACAAAGGCTTAGCAATTGCCCGCGACAAGCGAGCTCTGCCCGGCGGCGTCCTACAACGCATTTTCTCCGCCCGGTCACTTGTTCTTTTTGACCAACTCCCCGCTGCGGGGATTGCAGACTACCTGCAAGGCCTCATCATCGGCTGCGAGATCGTTGAAGCGCTCAGTGGCAAGTCGCAACCAAGCGAGATCGTTGTCCTCGGACAGTCACCAATCGCCGACGCATACCGGACAGCCCTAGCCGCTTTTGGAATTGCTTCACCAACGCGCGCTGCAAACGCCGCTTATGGCTTTGCCAAAATTCTAAAGCAGTAA
- a CDS encoding VOC family protein, producing MDTASKFGGVTPYLSVDGARKAIEFYKAAFGAIERHALPSDDGKLIMHAHIDINGTPIFLSDFFPDYGYPAVPPQAFNLHIHVDNAQMWWDRALAAGCTVGQPLEKQFWGDIYGQLKDPFGVTWAIGQETADS from the coding sequence ATGGATACCGCGAGCAAATTTGGGGGCGTCACGCCCTACCTCAGCGTCGATGGCGCACGCAAAGCGATCGAGTTCTATAAGGCCGCCTTTGGCGCGATAGAGCGCCACGCCTTGCCAAGCGACGACGGCAAGCTGATCATGCATGCCCATATCGACATCAACGGAACGCCGATCTTCCTCAGCGACTTCTTTCCCGACTACGGCTATCCCGCCGTCCCGCCGCAGGCCTTCAACCTGCACATTCACGTCGACAACGCTCAGATGTGGTGGGACCGCGCCTTGGCGGCAGGATGCACAGTTGGCCAGCCGCTCGAAAAGCAATTTTGGGGTGATATCTATGGTCAGCTAAAAGACCCCTTCGGCGTCACCTGGGCCATCGGCCAAGAGACCGCAGACTCATAA
- a CDS encoding L,D-transpeptidase, whose product MTEEHSNIGLNRRHVLFGAASLAALTLAGCTSMGGGMSHEEALLAYGPLPKERFPVPAVNLNKVDPRYLRRTVAYKSSEAPGTIIVDPGKFYVYRIEGNGMATRYGANVGRAGFLWNGDAYIGRKAEWPVWTPPREMIARQPEVAKYAGGMAPGLYNPLGARVLYLYQDGRYTLYTIYSTIMPETIGKNITSGCVGLLTQDAKHLFDQTPVGTKVVVLKA is encoded by the coding sequence ATGACCGAAGAACACTCCAATATCGGACTTAATCGTCGCCATGTTCTGTTTGGCGCAGCGTCGTTAGCGGCCCTGACGCTGGCCGGGTGCACGAGCATGGGCGGTGGCATGTCTCACGAGGAAGCTCTGCTCGCCTATGGTCCTCTGCCCAAAGAACGTTTTCCGGTCCCGGCCGTCAATCTGAACAAGGTCGACCCACGGTATTTGCGCCGCACGGTCGCCTATAAATCCAGTGAAGCGCCGGGAACGATCATCGTCGACCCGGGAAAATTTTATGTCTATCGCATCGAGGGGAACGGCATGGCAACGCGCTACGGCGCCAATGTTGGCCGCGCAGGCTTTCTCTGGAATGGCGACGCTTACATCGGCCGCAAGGCCGAGTGGCCGGTCTGGACGCCGCCCCGCGAAATGATCGCCCGCCAACCTGAAGTGGCAAAATATGCAGGCGGCATGGCCCCCGGCCTCTATAATCCACTCGGGGCACGGGTGCTCTATCTGTACCAAGATGGGCGCTACACGCTCTACACCATCTATAGCACCATCATGCCGGAGACGATCGGCAAGAACATCACCAGTGGCTGCGTCGGCCTGCTCACGCAAGACGCCAAGCATCTGTTCGACCAAACCCCGGTCGGCACCAAGGTTGTGGTGCTCAAGGCCTAG
- a CDS encoding DUF983 domain-containing protein: MQEPVSNQKRVWPAMKRGLKCKCPNCGKGWLFHHYLEQVDVCANCNEPIGEFKAGLFTSLVVITLIVHVVAVLMLDMELRGANDPMFYLYILVPVTLFGSLAVMPPIKGAIIGMMWAKGWSDEQDR, from the coding sequence ATGCAAGAGCCAGTCTCTAACCAGAAGCGCGTATGGCCAGCGATGAAGCGTGGCCTCAAGTGCAAGTGCCCAAATTGTGGGAAGGGATGGCTATTCCATCACTATCTCGAACAGGTGGATGTCTGCGCCAACTGCAATGAACCAATCGGCGAGTTTAAGGCCGGGTTGTTTACCAGCCTCGTGGTCATCACGCTCATTGTTCATGTTGTCGCTGTGTTGATGCTGGATATGGAACTGCGGGGAGCGAATGACCCGATGTTCTATCTCTATATTTTGGTGCCGGTGACGCTTTTCGGCTCGCTCGCGGTGATGCCGCCCATCAAAGGGGCGATCATTGGCATGATGTGGGCCAAAGGCTGGAGCGACGAGCAGGACCGCTGA